In the genome of Nocardioides seonyuensis, one region contains:
- the pntB gene encoding Re/Si-specific NAD(P)(+) transhydrogenase subunit beta — MTDILSSERIPGLVQASYIIAGVLFIVALAGLSKHETAKRGNIAGMVGMAIALLATLLLAARNASYDSSGRVVEVLGMVFAAMLVGGLIGAWKARTVEMTGMPELIAMLHSFVGLAAVLVGYNSFLEVADHSGLGGSDKVHAVEVFLGVFIGAVTFTGSIVANLKLSAKMKSAPLVLPARHLLNLLILLASAGLMVWFMLDQDESGLLPLGIMTVLALFLGFHLVAAIGGGDMPVVVSMLNSYSGWAAAAAGFMLSNDLLIITGSLVGSSGAILSYIMCQAMNRSFISVIAGGFGSDGTVSGEERDYGEHREVQADEVAELLAGAKSVVITPGYGMAVAQAQYPVAEMTRKLREKGVDVRFGIHPVAGRLPGHMNVLLAEAKVPYDVVLEMDEINDDFPDTDVVLVIGANDTVNPAAMEEPGSPIAGMPVLEVWNAKEVIVFKRSMATGYAGVQNPLFFKDNSRMLFGDAKDRVEDINRALG; from the coding sequence ATGACCGACATCCTGAGCTCCGAGCGGATCCCCGGCCTGGTCCAGGCCTCCTACATCATCGCCGGCGTCCTGTTCATCGTGGCGCTCGCCGGCCTGAGCAAGCACGAGACCGCCAAGCGCGGCAACATCGCCGGCATGGTCGGCATGGCCATCGCCCTGCTGGCGACCCTGCTGCTGGCCGCGCGCAACGCGTCGTACGACAGCAGTGGCCGCGTCGTCGAGGTCCTCGGCATGGTCTTCGCGGCGATGCTCGTCGGCGGCCTGATCGGTGCCTGGAAGGCGCGCACGGTCGAGATGACCGGCATGCCCGAGCTGATCGCGATGCTCCACAGCTTCGTCGGCCTCGCCGCGGTGCTGGTGGGCTACAACTCGTTCCTCGAGGTGGCCGACCACTCCGGTCTGGGCGGCTCCGACAAGGTGCACGCCGTCGAGGTCTTCCTTGGCGTCTTCATCGGTGCGGTGACCTTCACCGGCTCGATCGTGGCCAACCTCAAGCTCAGCGCGAAGATGAAGTCCGCTCCGCTGGTGCTGCCGGCGCGCCACCTGCTCAACCTGCTGATCCTGCTCGCCTCGGCCGGGCTGATGGTGTGGTTCATGCTCGACCAGGACGAGTCCGGCCTGCTGCCGCTGGGGATCATGACGGTCCTGGCGCTCTTCCTCGGCTTCCACCTCGTCGCCGCGATCGGCGGCGGCGACATGCCGGTGGTCGTCTCGATGCTCAACTCCTACTCCGGCTGGGCCGCGGCGGCCGCCGGGTTCATGCTGAGCAACGACCTGTTGATCATCACCGGCTCGCTGGTCGGTTCCTCCGGTGCGATCCTCAGCTACATCATGTGCCAGGCGATGAACCGCTCGTTCATCTCAGTCATCGCCGGTGGGTTCGGCTCCGACGGCACGGTCTCCGGCGAGGAGCGCGACTACGGCGAGCACCGCGAGGTGCAGGCCGACGAGGTCGCCGAGCTGCTCGCAGGCGCCAAGTCGGTCGTGATCACCCCCGGCTACGGCATGGCCGTCGCGCAGGCGCAGTACCCCGTCGCCGAGATGACCCGCAAGCTGCGCGAGAAGGGCGTCGACGTCCGCTTCGGCATCCACCCCGTCGCGGGTCGACTGCCCGGCCACATGAACGTCCTGCTCGCCGAGGCCAAGGTTCCCTACGACGTCGTCCTCGAGATGGACGAGATCAACGACGACTTCCCCGACACCGACGTCGTGCTCGTCATCGGTGCCAACGACACCGTCAACCCCGCTGCGATGGAGGAGCCCGGCTCGCCCATCGCTGGCATGCCGGTCCTCGAGGTCTGGAACGCCAAG